In Glycine soja cultivar W05 chromosome 10, ASM419377v2, whole genome shotgun sequence, the genomic stretch ATAGATTTAAGTTCTTATGGCGATGGTTTATTGTCAGGACCTgttatttacttactttcaacTTCTGGTTTCTTTAGTGATGTCAGTTCTAACAACATAATGGGTGAAATACCACTGGGTTTACCCCCGAATGCCACACATATGTAAGCctactgttttttttcttcctttagtTCTCGTGTGACTATGTGCTATGCTTAATGGTAAGTATCTTTCAGCAGTGTGTTTTTCTGACAATTTTCCTCTCGTGCAGAAATATGGCTTGCAACTATTTGGGCCAAAATATACCCCATACATTGTCAACCATGAAAAAACTAAGGCATCTGTGAGTTACATTAGTATTGATTTCACCCCAAGCTTTATAGAGGACATATTTCTATTGATTATGATATAATGTTTTGATCTTTACAAATGGCTGTAAATCATCACTTCTTGTCTTGCAGGAATTTAAGCCATAATTTCTTGAATGGACCCATTGGCAATGTGTTTACTGGCTTAGATAATCTCAAAGAAATGTATGTTTTCTTCCCGAGTCTTTTGCTATTGCATTTTAATTGAGATGAAAGGACAAGTGATTCAATCAGTAGGAAATTTTAGGTTCCTAAAACCTAAACCATTTCCATAGATAGGTTTTTCTGTTTGTTACTAATCTGGAATATTCTGGATCTGTATGAACAAGTGATGAAGCCAATCAAAACCTCAAATTTTCATAATTCACAAGGGAAAGAGTAGAATGTGCAATCAATATAAACTACATAAATAAGCCAAAAGACAGATAGCATAGGCCATTAGGCCACATAATCATTCATTCCTCTTTTAGTTGGAAATGCACATGAATATGATAGCTAGGACTTGAGAAGCACAAGAGCAAGTAAAGCTCTAATATTCGActatataattgaaaattagaTTGAGTCGTGAGAAAGTGAGGCAACAAAATTTAGATGTTTTGACTGTTGTTTAGATCTCAATCTGTCAACTAATTAAGGATGAATTCATACCATCAGGGACCTTTCGTACAATAATTTCACAGGTGATCTGCCAAGTTCATTTGGTTCCTTGACAGACCTTAATAGATTGTAAGTTTCGTCTTTATTACACACCTACCCTGTTTCCTAAACTTAATTTGTATTTCATCACATACTCAGACAGGACTTTTGTTATACATGGTCGTGTTAGTTTGATCGGTAGCATGTTGCTTATTTGCAGGCTCCTGCAGAATAACAGATTCACAGGATCAGTCACCTACCTGGCTGAACTTCCACTCATTGATTTGTAGGTTATCTCTAAACATTTTCAACATTGTGTGACTACAGTTCTATTATTTGCTAATTTCTTTGTTTTGTCAGGAACATTCAAGATAATCTGTTCAGTGGCATTCTTCCACAGCATTTTCAGTCCATACCAAACTTATGGTTAGTGATAAGTTTCTATCACCTTCTATTTCTTCGTTGGATATGAAATTATGGACAAATATCATCGAAAAGTCACATTCTACTCTCAATTAGGATTGGAGGGAACAAGTTCCATGCAGTAGACGGCTCTCCTCCCTGGGCATTTCCTTTGGACAATGTACCCATTGAGCAAAACACTAGTCGCCCACCCGTAACTCAGGCGAATGCCGTTGAGAACTACGATCCTCCTAAAGTAAGGAAACAAAAGAACAAACATATGGGTCCCGGAGGAATAGCTTTTATGGTTGGTACAGGAACATTATTGGCGACAGGTTTTGCGCTCTTCATTGGGATCCGATTGAAAAAGCTCCATAGACAGAGAATGGAGGACTATGAAAGAAACCATAGTTCATTGCCTAGTCAAACCAAAGGTAATTAATTCTTTAACAGAGGCATATAAATGGTGAGGCACTCCTAGTCAAATCCAAAAACCTCATGACTGAATCACATGCTAATAACATTAATATGATCTCAAAATTTTCACTCAATTTTCATGTTCATTCCACACAcagatttaaaattaaaatgactgaATATACAATTAGATAGGTAGAAAGGGAGTGAGTAAAATTTGTGATACTAAACATGTAATCCCGTTAAGATATATTGCCAAATTTCACTCAGTTTCCTTCTCTTTCTGTTTCATATGTCTGATGCCATTCCGTTTATTAGTTCTGTAAATTCATTTCCATCTTTGaccgtttttttcttttttcctatcCATTTTTAATGGTGATAGATGTATCTACTACGGCGATTGACGAGAGCTTGCAAATCCCACCTTACAATGCTGCATCTCTTTTGAGTCCAAGGCGATTAACTTCCCAGATCCATAAAAGAACAGGGCAAACATCAAGAAAGAGTTTTTCGGGAAGAGATAGATTCACTGGAAGGACAAAGGTTTATACAGTAGCGGAGGTTCAGTTGGTTACCAACAGTTTCCATGAAGACAACCTTCTGGGAGAGGGATCCCTTGGCCCTGTTTACAGAGCTGAATTTCCAGAAAACAAGGTACTACCTTCTAAACACTAAATCACGTTCAGATTTCAAAACTGCTTCTTTCAATTTATAACACTGCTGCTTTCCAATTCTTCTTTTCGAAAGGTTTTCGCAGTGAAGAACATTAACATGGCTGGTATGTCTTTCATTGAAGAGGAAAAGTTCTTGGATGTAGTTTGCACTGCTTCCCGTCTGAACCACCCCAACATAGTTTCACTTAAAGGCTACTGCTTGGAGCATGGACAACATCTTCTTGTCTATGACTATGTCAGAAATTTAACTCTAGATGATGCTCTTCACAGTGCAGCATACAAACCTTTATCTTGGGGCACACGTCTCAGAATCGCTTTAGGAGTTGGTCAGGCCCTGAAGTAAGTTCCATGTTGCTACTCAAATTCATTTCctgttaaatatgaaaatagaaTCATGTTCATGTCTCAACTCTCAACCGTGGCATACACAAATGTTTATAATTACAGCTATTTGCACTCGACTTTCTCTCCTGCTGTCTCCCATGGAAACTTAAAGGCTACCAATGTTCTACTGGACGAAAATCTCATGCCTCGTGTTACTGACTGCGGCTTGGCTATTTTGAGACCACTGACAAgcgacaaaataaaaaatcggGTAAATTTCTGAAAGAATCGGCATCATGTTTAAATAGGTTAGTTGTTTCAGTTAAGGTTCTCGTTGCTAAGTCGTACCTAACAAAAGTTATAGGTCTAGTGCTCtctacttattaaaaaatattccctCCATCATATTATATGGTGCTTAAGGTTTCGAAACAGTAATTAAGAAATGCaattaatttgttgaatttcacaaaaaatattatataacttcctaatatattttatatctctaattaattacttatttactATTACTATACACTACTCTCATTAAGTATGTATTAATGGTagtcctaaaaaaatatttaacaaagtaTTAGTTTGTAAGATGACatctattttgaaatattttttttctctctaaaatgTCATATAATCTGAAACGAAGAGAGTAGTTCCATGATAGACAACAGTTACATTTACTCACTGCTCATAGTTGCTTTTTAGCTTTTGGATGATTTATCGTGAAAAATAACCAGTTTCAAATTAGGTATAGTGTTATGCGCTTAATTTCTAGGTATAGCTAAAACCTGCTTGAATTTATTGAGTAACAACTGCAAAATGAACCAGAAGCTGGTATTAATTTAAGTATGCCATGGACATAGATTCACTGATTAATATGTTGACTGTGGAAAGCAGGCTTCTGAGATTGATATTAGGGATATAGGATATAGTTCCCCAGACCATGGCCAACCAGGAATTGGCAGCACGAAGAGTGACATCTTTTCCTTCGGAGTATTGCTTCTTGAACTGTTAACAGGAAGAAAACCATTCGATGGGTATATGTTAATTTCTCTTTAATCCTGTGCCATTTCGTTTGTTTCCTCTTTTGATGAATGATGACCTCTATTTCTCTTCCAACACAGTTCCAGGCCAAGGGAAGAGCAATATCTGGCAAAGTGGGCTTCATCAAGGCTTCATGATTGCGACAGTTTGGAACAGATGGTGGATCCAGCAATCAAAAGAACATTTTCATCCAAGGCTCTTTCTCGTTATGCTGATATCATCTCCCTCTGCActcaggtatatatatatatatatatatatatatatatatatatatatatatatatatatatatatatatatatatattcactcaCTCTGTTTTTTCTGGGGTGTTGCAAGAAACTTAACGTGTCTCTCGTGCAGCCAGTAAAGGAATTTCGACCTCCAATGTCTGAAATCGTGGACTCTCTTGTATCGTTTTCTCAAAATCTCCTTTCAAAGAGTGGTGCTGCAGATGACACTGAACTTGATCCACTTGAGAGGTCTTTTCGCACAACCACCTCACGCTTTATCAGTTCACCCGCATTGAGCTATGTATCTGCCTGATGTACGCTTTAACAGTGTAAACTGGTTCGTTCACATTAATGTGCTAGAAATTTAACTTGATTTCTGCTCGCTTCTTTTCTTGTTCCTCTTCTTGCTAGGCACAGAACACGTAATGATTTCACATGTAAAAGGGATTGGCTTAAATAATTTCACCTTTGGAAAGGCTTTTCTGGACCGTTGAAACTGTTTGCTTAATGACATGAATGTTTACCAAATATACTATTGACACGAAGCTTGGATTCTTTCACTTAATAATAATTCAGCAAATTGATTCCTTCAATGGAGGTCTTGGGCCGCAGACTCCCATAACTCATTTGAGCTAACCCCTTGTATTAAAGGGGTCTATTTAATAACTAATTGATAGCTTATTCgaataatttgattatataaatatttttaaagtgtttaagaaaatttattaaatcgttttgaaaacacttttacactcattttcaaaatcaagaaaaaaaatttgtgaatCGATTTAGTTTAAAAAACACGCATTTTTCACATTTGATAATGACATTTATTATTGTCATCACCACTACTATTATCACCACCATAGTCACTATCAccattgtaacatcccatttttttcataaataaatttaaaaagtttttagtaaaaataataaaaataaataaatagagtaaataataggtcgtaaatgcccctagctataaatagcaacatacTAGATTTTTCATACTGACTCCTCAGTCTCCTCTGcctctcattttcattttttctctcctCCTCTCGAAAtcatttctttttcccgcagctcaCTAAAcatgtctcagaaaaatgacgatctcggactcatttatcgttggatcgtcgtgaaatttaaacaccaAGTTCAAAacccaattccgagcattctcaccgttgggaatttcaaaatcatgtttGAGCTTataggaaaacccttcgcattgtagtcttttaatttcccgcagaaacccaaaactgtctcggtaaaactatgatcccggtttcgttaaccgttggattttcatgacatttagatatgttgtttgaaattcaattgtgcacacttccaccgttgggatttgcaagataatattcgtggagggagaaaaaggaatcgcataaAGActgtacaagtggaggtttcaatctcgtctccgtctctctgacgtttgggaattcgaTCGAAGTAGTCGGAGGAATAATTGAAGGAATCTCTCAGGGAActgctagagatgctgctatcgctggctgaagatatgtgagtccgcttagaggtaagggatgaattattcacaattggggattagtgagaacatgtgtagggatccttagagatagcCATTGGAATGGGTTTcggggtgtttttgcaattttcattttatccttttaattattacagtgaattatatatgtttgatgaattaCTTGATGTTCCAATGAGAAATtgctatgaaattgatgtgttcttgtgttgagtgtgaatcccttagaaaaattaagttctttttattaacgtaaattatattttaaataatattattcaatgacttattttatacaaattattatcttgttctaatttttttacgaggatgatcaacatgttatgcgtatataattattgtaatactagaataatataaattaaagaaaattgtaaggttaatgcctactcataatttcttttgatgtaatattaaattaattgttatagaaattctttgattaaaaactatgtagtttaatttactatatacatatacatatatatgttttgtatcatgcaaatattattattgtgtgatgtgtatatgagttataaggtgtaataagttattataatggtattataatattattgtgaagATTGAGTAGTATAAAATTGAATGTGTCTATTtgcgagatacatgtaaaaaatgagatggttgatgtgatattatgagatgttaaattatgggcgtgatatttgattgtgaataagtgtatgcgtttgacacttgatgtgacaataattatattgtgagctatgaattatacaataacccgaccagtgttatcttgagaaaagcgttgatgcgcagtgtttaagagaaaatgtaggttcctagttaagaaccagtgttaaattgtagcgcaattgtgttaaacatgtttgaaacatgagtgtgaggttgtgatattgtataattcatgagcagtgtttataaatgaaatatgtgatgaattatggaataatatgtttccttgagattataatattgttattgagattgagtaaaattataaagtagaacatgtgttgaattgtgagatacgtgaaaacatgtgatggtggattgtgacattatgagatgtgaaattgtgaatgagttttggttgtaaataagtgtgttattaactcttgatgtgacattatttgtgttgtaagctgtgaattgtacaataatccgaccagtgttatcttgagaaaagtgtaaatgcacagtgttaaagagaaagtgtaggtttcctatttaggaaccagtgttaaattgtagcgcaatatgttgtacgtgtttaacacacgagtgtgaggtcatgtgtattgtataattcacgagcagtgtctgtgtgctaaaatgattttaggggttggatctgaatcaggagggagaggccctgacggactcttcggagtgtaggccttgggagtcaccgggtttgagtgctcctttaa encodes the following:
- the LOC114370450 gene encoding protein STRUBBELIG-RECEPTOR FAMILY 2-like translates to MVHNYVFVNLTVLVVLSATLVSRCFAFTDPPDVTALQDLYRALNSPAVLNGWNGNDPCEESWTGVACSGSSVIHLKIRGLSLTGYLGGLLNNLQNLKQLDVSSNNIMGEIPLGLPPNATHMNLSHNFLNGPIGNVFTGLDNLKEMDLSYNNFTGDLPSSFGSLTDLNRLLLQNNRFTGSVTYLAELPLIDLNIQDNLFSGILPQHFQSIPNLWIGGNKFHAVDGSPPWAFPLDNVPIEQNTSRPPVTQANAVENYDPPKVRKQKNKHMGPGGIAFMVGTGTLLATGFALFIGIRLKKLHRQRMEDYERNHSSLPSHPFLMVIDVSTTAIDESLQIPPYNAASLLSPRRLTSQIHKRTGQTSRKSFSGRDRFTGRTKVYTVAEVQLVTNSFHEDNLLGEGSLGPVYRAEFPENKVFAVKNINMAGMSFIEEEKFLDVVCTASRLNHPNIVSLKGYCLEHGQHLLVYDYVRNLTLDDALHSAAYKPLSWGTRLRIALGVGQALNYLHSTFSPAVSHGNLKATNVLLDENLMPRVTDCGLAILRPLTSDKIKNRASEIDIRDIGYSSPDHGQPGIGSTKSDIFSFGVLLLELLTGRKPFDGSRPREEQYLAKWASSRLHDCDSLEQMVDPAIKRTFSSKALSRYADIISLCTQPVKEFRPPMSEIVDSLVSFSQNLLSKSGAADDTELDPLERSFRTTTSRFISSPALSYVSA